In uncultured Treponema sp., one genomic interval encodes:
- the clpP gene encoding ATP-dependent Clp endopeptidase proteolytic subunit ClpP, which translates to MNEFMNTLVPTVIERSGNGERAYDLYSRLLKDRIIFVDGEIRDETADLIVAQILYLESENPEKDISMYINSPGGSVTAGLAIYDTMQYVRCDIQTICMGQAASMGAIILAGGTIGKRYALPSSRVMIHQPWGGTQGQESDIAIQAKEIGRLKKLSIKYLSMQTGKKEEEIAADMERDFYMPAEDAKNYGIIDHIMNSAKKGVQ; encoded by the coding sequence ATGAATGAATTTATGAATACTCTTGTTCCGACTGTCATTGAAAGAAGCGGAAACGGAGAGCGTGCCTACGACTTGTATTCAAGGCTTTTGAAGGACAGAATAATTTTTGTCGATGGAGAAATCCGCGATGAAACAGCAGATTTGATTGTGGCGCAGATTCTCTACCTAGAAAGTGAAAATCCGGAAAAAGACATAAGCATGTATATAAACAGCCCTGGCGGTTCAGTTACAGCGGGACTTGCAATTTACGATACTATGCAATATGTAAGATGCGATATTCAGACTATTTGCATGGGACAGGCGGCAAGCATGGGTGCTATTATTCTTGCTGGCGGAACAATCGGAAAAAGATATGCTCTTCCTTCTAGCCGTGTGATGATTCATCAGCCTTGGGGCGGAACTCAAGGTCAGGAAAGCGATATTGCAATTCAGGCAAAGGAAATCGGACGTCTGAAAAAACTTAGCATAAAATATCTTTCCATGCAGACAGGAAAAAAAGAAGAAGAAATCGCAGCTGATATGGAGCGTGATTTTTATATGCCGGCAGAAGATGCAAAAAATTACGGCATAATTGACCATATAATGAACAGCGCGAAAAAAGGAGTTCAATAA
- the clpX gene encoding ATP-dependent Clp protease ATP-binding subunit ClpX — MARLGRNNQPVCAFCGRPADEHRRVVSSPDDMIYICEHCVATCQTILNNEAHTIAPIDMSAIPSPKEFKSYLDQYVIGQDYAKKVLSVAVYNHYKQLSISKEQQLTMDVKIEKSNILLLGPTGSGKTLLAKTLAQKLNVPFAIADATTLTEAGYVGEDVENVLLKLINAADGDIAAAERGIIFIDEIDKIGRKSENTSITRDVSGEGVQQALLKILEGTHASVPPQGGRKHPNQEMIDIDTTNILFICGGAFVGLDKIIEQRLSTASIGFGAEGTHRTNEERMELLNQVTSDDLVKFGLIPELIGRLPMTCALKELNKEDLKRILVEPKNAITKQFQAIFAIDDVELTFDDDAIDQIAEMAIRSKTGARGLRAIVEHILLDLMYEVPSVKGKKKLVITKDIVNQKELPTAESLLIEQKTA, encoded by the coding sequence ATGGCCAGATTAGGCAGAAACAATCAGCCGGTATGCGCATTTTGCGGCCGTCCTGCTGATGAACATAGAAGAGTTGTAAGTTCTCCAGATGACATGATTTATATCTGCGAGCATTGTGTTGCGACTTGCCAGACAATTTTAAACAATGAAGCCCACACAATCGCTCCAATCGACATGAGCGCAATTCCTTCTCCAAAAGAATTCAAATCGTACCTTGACCAGTACGTTATCGGTCAGGATTATGCGAAAAAAGTTCTTTCCGTGGCAGTATACAACCATTACAAGCAGCTTTCAATTTCAAAGGAACAGCAGCTTACAATGGATGTAAAAATTGAAAAATCGAACATTCTTCTTTTGGGTCCAACTGGCTCTGGAAAAACACTTCTTGCAAAAACTCTTGCGCAGAAACTGAATGTTCCGTTTGCAATTGCGGATGCCACTACCCTCACCGAAGCCGGATACGTTGGTGAAGACGTTGAAAATGTTCTTTTGAAGCTTATCAATGCGGCGGACGGAGATATTGCAGCGGCGGAACGCGGAATTATTTTCATTGACGAAATCGATAAAATCGGAAGAAAAAGCGAAAACACTTCAATTACGCGAGATGTTTCCGGGGAAGGCGTTCAGCAGGCGCTTTTAAAGATTCTCGAAGGAACACACGCATCAGTTCCTCCTCAGGGCGGAAGAAAACACCCGAATCAGGAAATGATTGACATTGACACAACAAACATTCTGTTTATTTGCGGCGGAGCTTTTGTCGGACTTGACAAGATAATTGAGCAACGGCTTTCAACAGCTTCAATCGGATTCGGAGCGGAAGGAACTCACAGAACAAACGAAGAGCGAATGGAGCTTTTGAATCAGGTTACAAGCGATGACTTGGTAAAATTCGGTCTTATACCAGAACTTATCGGACGTCTTCCAATGACTTGCGCCTTAAAGGAACTCAACAAGGAAGACTTAAAGAGAATTCTTGTAGAACCGAAAAATGCAATAACAAAGCAGTTTCAGGCTATTTTCGCAATTGATGATGTGGAACTTACTTTTGACGATGATGCGATTGACCAGATTGCAGAAATGGCAATAAGAAGCAAAACTGGAGCGCGCGGACTAAGAGCAATTGTTGAGCACATTTTGCTTGACCTTATGTACGAGGTTCCGAGCGTAAAAGGCAAAAAGAAACTTGTAATCACAAAAGATATTGTAAATCAAAAAGAACTTCCAACTGCGGAATCTCTTTTGATTGA
- the tig gene encoding trigger factor, whose translation MKVTKEISKLENSAVKLTATIAKEDVVSGYNKNISKYAKNVQLPGFRKGHVPVKVLEQKYGDSLKQEVLADLIDESLNQIFAEEESRDIRPLPYTQPRLDGDKLPEFSTDKDLTFSVVYDVFPSVEVKDFSKIEVKEPQVEIGEKELNEELKAIQERNAVVIDKKEGEPVEKDNIVTIDYKELDDSGAAIQGSEREGFVFTVGTGENIYKIDDEIIGMKKDETKEISKTYDAKDENKDLAGKTKKISVTVKAIKLRNLPALDDELAQDVSEKYKTLDDLKKDISKGLESAKNRKIAELKSQSLLEQLVEKNPIVLPKSMVQAEMESRWRMMAQQFQTTPEQLEKMISASGQSKENMLTQWTGDAEKMLKSRLIVDALIREKNIAVTPEEVEAEFAKIADESGSTLDEVKEHYKDARAKEYIIDEIKENKLYDELYKQVKVSKGDKVDFADLFKNNR comes from the coding sequence GTGAAGGTAACAAAGGAAATTTCCAAACTTGAAAATTCAGCAGTAAAACTCACTGCCACAATTGCAAAAGAAGACGTTGTTTCTGGATACAACAAAAACATTTCTAAATACGCAAAAAATGTTCAGCTTCCAGGATTCCGCAAAGGTCATGTTCCTGTAAAAGTTCTTGAACAAAAGTATGGAGATTCCCTAAAGCAGGAAGTTCTCGCAGATCTTATCGATGAATCTTTGAACCAGATTTTCGCAGAGGAAGAATCAAGAGACATCCGTCCTCTTCCCTACACTCAGCCACGTCTTGACGGCGACAAGCTTCCAGAATTCAGCACAGACAAAGATTTGACTTTTTCTGTTGTTTATGACGTTTTCCCTTCTGTTGAAGTAAAAGATTTTTCAAAAATTGAAGTAAAAGAGCCTCAGGTTGAAATCGGCGAAAAAGAGCTCAACGAAGAATTGAAAGCTATTCAGGAAAGAAATGCTGTTGTAATCGATAAAAAAGAAGGCGAGCCTGTTGAAAAAGACAATATCGTTACAATCGACTACAAAGAGCTTGATGACTCTGGAGCTGCAATTCAAGGAAGCGAGCGCGAAGGCTTTGTTTTCACTGTTGGAACAGGCGAAAATATCTACAAGATTGATGACGAAATCATTGGCATGAAAAAAGACGAGACAAAAGAAATCTCTAAGACTTACGATGCTAAAGATGAAAACAAAGATCTTGCTGGAAAAACAAAGAAAATCAGCGTAACAGTAAAAGCTATAAAGCTCCGCAATCTTCCAGCACTTGATGATGAGCTTGCGCAGGATGTAAGCGAAAAATACAAGACACTTGATGATCTTAAAAAAGATATTTCTAAAGGTCTTGAAAGCGCAAAAAATAGAAAAATTGCAGAACTCAAATCTCAGAGTCTTCTTGAGCAGCTTGTAGAAAAAAATCCGATTGTGCTTCCAAAGTCAATGGTTCAGGCAGAAATGGAAAGCCGCTGGAGAATGATGGCGCAGCAGTTCCAGACAACACCAGAGCAGCTTGAAAAAATGATTTCAGCTTCTGGACAGTCAAAAGAAAATATGCTCACACAGTGGACTGGAGATGCTGAAAAAATGCTCAAAAGCCGCCTGATTGTTGATGCTCTTATCCGTGAGAAAAATATTGCGGTTACTCCAGAAGAAGTTGAAGCAGAATTCGCAAAAATTGCAGATGAATCAGGCTCAACTCTTGATGAAGTAAAAGAGCACTACAAAGATGCACGTGCAAAAGAATATATTATTGATGAAATAAAAGAAAACAAGCTTTACGATGAGCTTTACAAACAGGTGAAAGTTTCAAAAGGCGACAAAGTTGACTTTGCGGATCTTTTTAAAAACAATCGCTAG